Proteins encoded within one genomic window of Mycolicibacterium monacense:
- the treS gene encoding maltose alpha-D-glucosyltransferase, whose product MSEAPETDYDDQAGSGTDDQTNEPSEITYDEYLHPARPRALRFRPRVKSPFTRRSVAQDGPARADNPAYVSWLLSQSMLADANEISQQFSGQGSMWQNPYATPSPRGAVETASVWFTAYPLSLITRPNESFLKALADDEMWKAFADIGIEAIHTGPVKRAGGISGWQTTPSVDGHFDRISTEIDPAFGTEEEFRKMCGTANWYGGTIIDDIVPGHTGKGADFRLAEMKYADYPGIYHMVEVDPRDWEHLPAVPPGVDSVNIDQATEEWLDKAGYIIGRLQRVIFYAEGIKETNWSVTRPVLGVDGVERRWVYLHYFKDGQPSINWLDPSFAGMRLVIGDALHSLADLGTGGLRLDANGFLGAEKTAAEDSTAWSEGHPLSEAANHLIASMVRKVGGFTFQELNLTIDDIRQIGEAGADLSYDFINRPAYQHALATADTEFLRLTLRTTLELGVDPASLIHALQNHDELTYELVHWSNGHRDDIYTYKGEEITGEALGETIRRDLSVRLTGENAPYNLVFTTNGIACTTATVIAATLGITDLDEIDDDPVRIDRIRRAHLLLAMFNALQPGVFALSGWDLCGMLTLPAGQVGELLRGGDTRWIHRAAHDLMGVNPGATQSLAGMPRGRSLYGSIPDQLDDETSFLRQLQAILRVRSHYGIATSRQVDIPEVSHRGMLVLVHQLADEGRYQLTVLNFANEEVAGTVRSEALPPGAEVSDMFTGHAFATVDDLHSFTVEMPAHHGMSLLVEVTADDSET is encoded by the coding sequence ATGTCTGAGGCGCCAGAGACGGACTACGACGACCAGGCCGGGTCGGGCACCGACGATCAGACGAACGAGCCCAGCGAGATCACCTACGACGAGTACCTGCATCCGGCGCGTCCGCGGGCGCTGCGGTTCCGTCCCCGCGTCAAATCGCCGTTCACCCGCCGCTCGGTGGCCCAGGACGGTCCGGCGCGCGCGGACAACCCGGCGTACGTGTCGTGGCTGCTGTCGCAGTCGATGCTCGCCGACGCCAACGAGATCAGCCAGCAGTTCTCCGGTCAGGGCTCGATGTGGCAGAACCCGTACGCCACACCGAGCCCGCGCGGCGCGGTGGAGACGGCGTCGGTGTGGTTCACCGCCTACCCGTTGTCGTTGATCACCCGGCCCAACGAGTCGTTCCTCAAGGCGCTGGCCGACGACGAGATGTGGAAGGCGTTCGCCGACATCGGTATCGAGGCCATCCACACCGGACCGGTCAAGCGCGCGGGCGGGATCTCGGGGTGGCAGACCACCCCGAGCGTCGACGGCCACTTCGACCGCATCAGCACCGAGATCGACCCGGCCTTCGGCACCGAGGAGGAGTTCCGCAAGATGTGCGGGACGGCCAACTGGTACGGCGGCACGATCATCGACGACATCGTGCCCGGCCACACCGGTAAGGGCGCCGACTTCCGCCTCGCGGAGATGAAGTACGCCGACTATCCGGGGATCTACCACATGGTGGAGGTGGATCCCCGCGACTGGGAACACCTGCCCGCCGTGCCGCCCGGTGTCGACTCGGTCAACATCGACCAGGCCACCGAGGAGTGGCTGGACAAGGCCGGTTACATCATCGGCCGCCTGCAACGGGTGATCTTCTACGCCGAGGGCATCAAGGAGACCAACTGGAGCGTCACCCGGCCGGTGCTCGGCGTCGACGGCGTGGAGCGCCGCTGGGTGTACCTGCACTACTTCAAGGACGGTCAGCCGTCGATCAACTGGCTCGACCCGTCGTTCGCCGGGATGCGCCTCGTGATCGGGGACGCGCTGCATTCGCTCGCCGACCTGGGCACCGGCGGACTTCGTTTGGACGCCAACGGTTTTCTCGGCGCGGAGAAGACCGCGGCCGAGGACAGCACCGCCTGGTCGGAGGGTCATCCGCTGTCCGAGGCGGCCAACCATCTGATCGCCAGCATGGTGCGCAAGGTGGGCGGGTTCACCTTCCAGGAGCTCAACCTCACCATCGACGACATCCGCCAGATCGGCGAAGCGGGCGCGGACCTGTCCTACGACTTCATCAACCGGCCCGCCTACCAGCACGCCCTGGCCACCGCGGACACCGAGTTCCTGCGGCTGACGCTGCGCACCACGCTGGAACTCGGCGTCGACCCGGCGTCGTTGATTCACGCCCTGCAGAACCACGACGAGTTGACCTACGAACTCGTGCACTGGTCGAACGGACACCGCGACGACATCTACACCTACAAGGGTGAGGAGATCACCGGAGAGGCGCTCGGCGAGACGATCCGCCGGGACCTCAGCGTACGGCTCACCGGCGAGAACGCCCCGTACAACCTGGTTTTCACCACCAACGGGATCGCCTGCACCACCGCGACGGTCATCGCGGCCACCCTCGGCATCACCGATCTGGACGAGATCGACGACGATCCGGTGCGCATCGACCGCATCCGGCGAGCCCATCTGCTGCTGGCGATGTTCAACGCGCTGCAGCCGGGGGTGTTCGCGCTGTCGGGGTGGGACCTGTGCGGCATGCTCACGTTGCCGGCCGGGCAGGTCGGCGAACTCCTGCGCGGCGGCGACACCCGGTGGATCCACCGGGCCGCCCACGATCTGATGGGCGTGAATCCCGGTGCGACACAGTCGTTGGCGGGGATGCCGCGGGGGCGGAGCCTCTACGGGTCGATCCCCGATCAGCTCGACGACGAGACCAGCTTCCTACGCCAGTTGCAGGCGATCCTGCGGGTGCGTTCGCACTACGGCATCGCGACGAGCCGCCAGGTCGACATCCCCGAGGTCTCCCACCGCGGCATGCTCGTGCTGGTGCACCAGCTGGCCGACGAGGGCCGCTATCAGTTGACCGTGCTGAACTTCGCCAACGAGGAGGTCGCCGGAACGGTGCGCTCCGAGGCGCTGCCACCCGGTGCCGAGGTGTCGGACATGTTCACCGGCCACGCCTTCGCCACGGTCGACGACCTGCACAGCTTCACCGTCGAGATGCCCGCGCATCACGGGATGTCCCTGCTGGTCGAGGTCACCGCCGACGACTCCGAGACGTGA
- a CDS encoding M15 family metallopeptidase, whose amino-acid sequence MGVWRTVCRVSVAVGCACGVLFGAAPSHADPAEPGVDTLVGPAATDTFGGYLPEDGTLTAFDVENPIVGRLDPALLAAVQEASRAAAADGVEVEINSGWRSIGFQERLFEDGVRTYGSVEVARQFVASPQTSMHVVGRAVDVGGPGAAAWMSRNGPRFGLCQVYANELWHYELTADANGACPPMKPNATG is encoded by the coding sequence GTGGGTGTGTGGCGGACGGTGTGCCGGGTCAGCGTGGCGGTGGGCTGCGCCTGCGGTGTGCTGTTCGGCGCCGCGCCGTCCCACGCGGACCCCGCCGAACCCGGCGTTGACACCCTGGTAGGGCCCGCGGCGACCGACACCTTCGGCGGATACCTCCCCGAAGACGGGACGCTGACCGCCTTCGACGTCGAGAATCCGATCGTCGGCAGGCTCGATCCCGCACTGCTGGCGGCCGTGCAGGAGGCCAGCCGCGCGGCGGCCGCCGACGGCGTCGAGGTCGAGATCAACTCCGGTTGGCGCTCGATCGGGTTCCAGGAGCGGCTGTTCGAGGACGGGGTGCGCACCTACGGCAGCGTGGAGGTCGCCCGGCAGTTCGTCGCGTCACCGCAGACGTCGATGCACGTGGTCGGGCGGGCGGTGGACGTCGGCGGACCGGGCGCGGCGGCGTGGATGTCGCGCAACGGCCCACGGTTCGGACTGTGTCAGGTGTACGCCAACGAGCTGTGGCACTACGAGTTGACCGCGGACGCCAACGGCGCCTGCCCGCCGATGAAACCGAACGCGACCGGCTGA
- a CDS encoding CynX/NimT family MFS transporter yields the protein MKGHTRVDATAGQASEAGVRAAGGVLLTIAVILTALNLRPAITSIGPMLGEMRTSMGASATWAGVLTTLPGLCFAAAGLTAPWLSRRFGLSRAISAALTILSAGLLIRVLDGPYVVLGGTLVATAGIALTNVLIPVVIKGSFPTRVGLMTGVYTAALQGGGALGSAVTPGLEAVFDDWRTALASWAVVAVVALVFWILASRGIAGGQPSTTRVKGRSLLRNRLAWTVTLFFGCQSLLAYVMMGWLPEVFIDSGVSKSTAGLLVGLMSLIAVPISIFVSPLAARSSSQSPWIVGLGTIGVAGVIGLLIDPGAAPLLWSILVGLGLSVFSLALTVIALRARTTEDTAQLSGMAQGFGYLLAGLGPFLFGLLHDVTDGWTVPWAMVLVVYLVQMTMGALAGRNRYV from the coding sequence GTGAAGGGCCACACGCGCGTCGACGCCACAGCCGGTCAGGCGTCCGAAGCCGGCGTACGGGCTGCCGGCGGCGTGTTGCTCACGATCGCGGTCATCCTCACCGCGCTGAATCTCCGCCCCGCGATCACCAGCATCGGACCCATGCTCGGCGAGATGCGCACGTCGATGGGGGCCAGCGCCACCTGGGCCGGTGTCCTGACCACCCTGCCCGGATTGTGTTTCGCCGCTGCGGGATTGACGGCCCCATGGCTGTCACGACGGTTCGGTCTGAGTAGGGCCATCAGCGCCGCCCTGACCATCCTGAGCGCCGGGCTGCTCATCCGCGTCCTGGACGGCCCGTATGTGGTGCTCGGCGGAACGCTGGTCGCCACCGCCGGCATCGCGTTGACCAACGTGTTGATCCCCGTGGTGATCAAGGGCTCCTTCCCGACCCGCGTCGGGCTCATGACCGGCGTCTACACCGCCGCGCTGCAGGGCGGCGGTGCGCTGGGCTCCGCGGTGACACCCGGATTGGAAGCCGTGTTCGACGACTGGCGCACCGCCCTGGCGTCGTGGGCCGTCGTCGCCGTCGTCGCGCTGGTCTTCTGGATCCTGGCGTCCCGCGGCATCGCCGGCGGGCAGCCGTCGACGACCCGGGTCAAGGGACGGTCCCTGCTGCGCAACCGGCTGGCGTGGACGGTGACGCTGTTCTTCGGATGCCAGTCACTGCTGGCCTACGTGATGATGGGCTGGCTGCCCGAGGTCTTCATCGACAGCGGGGTGAGCAAGTCGACCGCAGGGCTGCTGGTCGGGTTGATGTCGCTCATCGCGGTCCCGATCAGCATCTTCGTCTCACCGCTGGCCGCCCGCTCGTCGAGTCAGAGTCCCTGGATCGTCGGCCTCGGCACGATCGGCGTTGCGGGCGTGATCGGACTGCTCATCGACCCCGGCGCCGCCCCGCTGCTGTGGAGCATCCTCGTCGGCCTCGGGCTGAGTGTGTTCTCGCTGGCGCTCACCGTGATCGCGCTGCGTGCCCGCACGACCGAGGACACCGCCCAGTTGTCCGGCATGGCGCAGGGATTCGGCTACCTGCTCGCGGGGCTCGGCCCGTTCCTGTTCGGGCTCCTGCACGACGTCACCGACGGGTGGACGGTGCCGTGGGCCATGGTGCTCGTCGTCTATCTCGTGCAGATGACCATGGGCGCCTTGGCCGGACGCAACCGGTACGTGTGA
- a CDS encoding FadR/GntR family transcriptional regulator has product MPLATTRRAGLVDQVIAQLRASVSAGEWPVGTRIPTEPALVAALGVGRNTVREAVRALAHSGILEVRQGDGTYVRATSEVSGAVRRLCGSELREVLEVRRCLEVEGARLAATARTAEDLAEIRALLARRDALDARDEFVRADAEFHFAVVRASHNAVLIELYRGLTEVVTASVATTVETHAFDRIPHDGLVEAIARGDVDRAGHEAGGFLEELIEELPDRR; this is encoded by the coding sequence GTGCCGCTCGCCACTACCCGCCGCGCAGGCCTGGTGGACCAGGTGATCGCTCAACTGCGCGCGTCGGTGTCCGCCGGCGAGTGGCCGGTCGGCACCCGGATCCCGACGGAGCCCGCGCTGGTCGCCGCTCTCGGCGTCGGCCGCAACACGGTCCGGGAAGCGGTGCGCGCGCTGGCCCACAGCGGAATCCTGGAGGTCCGACAGGGCGACGGCACATATGTGCGGGCCACGAGCGAGGTCTCCGGGGCAGTGCGCCGGCTGTGCGGTTCGGAGTTGCGCGAGGTGCTGGAGGTGCGGCGTTGCCTCGAGGTCGAAGGTGCCCGGTTGGCGGCGACCGCGCGCACCGCCGAAGACCTTGCCGAGATTCGCGCGTTGCTCGCCCGCCGGGATGCCCTCGACGCCCGTGACGAGTTCGTGCGGGCCGACGCGGAATTCCACTTCGCGGTGGTGAGGGCGTCGCACAACGCGGTGCTGATCGAGTTGTACCGCGGTCTCACCGAAGTGGTCACTGCGAGTGTGGCGACCACCGTGGAAACCCACGCATTCGACCGGATCCCGCACGACGGGCTGGTCGAAGCGATCGCCAGAGGCGATGTCGACCGAGCCGGCCACGAGGCAGGCGGTTTCCTCGAGGAGCTCATCGAGGAACTCCCGGATCGACGCTGA
- a CDS encoding HNH endonuclease signature motif containing protein, producing the protein MDGLSGAVDHLVASIAALQTASIDELSYEQIVAELDRIKAAVWAVPSVEHRLTARLMDADPHELGATSIKEVLANHLRISRKAAGDRLTDARQLGPRYTLTGERVQTELAHTADAVARGDIGTTHVRIIQEFVKKLPAWVSWERRDHYERDLVGHASALRPEDFRTVADTLLGFIDQDGTEPDHHTHQRRREFTVGRQQADGMSRVSGWLTPEARGHWDLIAAKYAAPGTNLPHDDTHTGRDDRTTGQRHHDAITTVLRDAVASGSLGQVAGVPASIVATMTLSELERAAGWAHTGGGNRLPIRDLIRMAAHSRHYLAVFDDHTEEILYFGRARRTASTAQRLALFARDKGCTHPGCTVPFYWTEAHHAHDYSRGGRTDIDDLTLACQPANLLIETTGWTTHRPGNGRTEWTPPADHDTGQPRINNHFHPHRYLTDNDDGQDDEPE; encoded by the coding sequence ATGGATGGATTGTCTGGCGCGGTCGACCACCTCGTGGCGTCCATCGCCGCTCTGCAAACCGCCTCCATCGACGAGCTCTCCTACGAGCAGATCGTGGCCGAACTGGACCGCATCAAAGCAGCTGTGTGGGCGGTGCCCAGTGTGGAGCACCGCCTGACCGCGCGGCTGATGGACGCCGACCCGCATGAACTCGGCGCCACCTCTATCAAGGAGGTGCTGGCCAACCACCTGCGCATCTCCCGCAAAGCCGCCGGCGACCGCCTCACTGACGCGCGCCAGTTGGGGCCGCGCTACACCCTGACTGGGGAGCGGGTGCAGACCGAGTTGGCCCACACCGCCGATGCGGTCGCCCGCGGCGACATCGGCACCACGCACGTGCGGATCATCCAGGAGTTCGTCAAGAAGCTTCCGGCATGGGTGTCCTGGGAGCGCCGCGACCACTACGAACGCGACCTGGTCGGCCACGCCAGCGCACTGCGGCCCGAGGACTTCCGCACAGTCGCCGACACCCTGCTGGGGTTCATCGATCAGGACGGCACCGAACCCGACCACCACACCCACCAACGTCGCCGTGAGTTCACCGTCGGCCGCCAGCAGGCCGACGGGATGAGCCGGGTCTCGGGGTGGCTCACCCCCGAAGCCCGCGGGCACTGGGACCTCATCGCCGCCAAATACGCCGCCCCCGGCACCAACCTGCCCCACGACGACACCCACACCGGCCGCGACGACCGCACCACCGGCCAACGCCACCACGACGCGATCACCACCGTCCTACGCGACGCGGTCGCCTCCGGCTCCCTCGGCCAGGTCGCCGGCGTTCCCGCCAGCATCGTCGCGACGATGACGCTCAGCGAGCTTGAACGTGCCGCCGGGTGGGCGCACACCGGCGGCGGCAACCGCCTGCCCATCCGGGATCTGATCCGGATGGCCGCCCACTCCCGGCACTACCTGGCGGTGTTCGACGACCACACCGAAGAGATCCTGTATTTCGGCCGCGCCCGCCGCACGGCGTCGACCGCGCAACGCCTGGCCCTGTTCGCCCGCGACAAAGGCTGCACCCACCCCGGCTGCACCGTGCCGTTCTACTGGACCGAAGCCCACCACGCCCACGACTACTCCCGCGGTGGGCGCACCGACATCGACGATCTCACCCTGGCGTGTCAACCCGCCAACCTGCTCATCGAGACAACCGGATGGACCACCCACCGGCCCGGTAACGGCCGCACCGAATGGACCCCACCCGCCGACCACGACACCGGCCAACCCCGCATCAACAACCACTTCCACCCCCACCGCTACCTCACCGACAACGACGACGGTCAAGACGACGAGCCCGAATAG
- a CDS encoding DUF899 domain-containing protein → MTTGITGLPPEVDQQTWRAALEDLRRREKAATRELDAIAAQRRRLPMVRMPDYTLIGAEGPVRLADVFKGRSQLITYNHMWTDGQEWQCGGCTGFTSQFTRLEFLDNYDARFVIVTNGPIEEALAYKDKVGNKMEWYSSSESSFGADVDAPPGGGFGVNVFLRDGDAVFRTWHTNGRGTEQLSHTFALIDLLPWGRQEEWQDSPDGWPQRPTYSGWLDSPDIARMYGSH, encoded by the coding sequence ATGACCACTGGAATCACCGGGCTGCCGCCCGAAGTCGACCAACAGACCTGGCGCGCCGCGCTGGAGGATCTGCGCCGGCGCGAGAAGGCAGCGACCCGCGAACTGGATGCGATCGCCGCACAACGCAGGCGCCTGCCCATGGTGCGGATGCCCGACTACACGCTGATCGGCGCGGAGGGCCCCGTCCGGCTCGCCGACGTGTTCAAGGGGCGGTCGCAGCTGATCACCTACAACCACATGTGGACCGACGGCCAGGAGTGGCAGTGCGGCGGATGCACCGGCTTCACGTCGCAGTTCACCCGGCTCGAATTCCTCGACAACTACGACGCGAGGTTCGTCATCGTCACGAACGGACCCATCGAGGAGGCCCTGGCCTACAAGGACAAGGTCGGTAACAAGATGGAGTGGTACTCGTCGTCGGAGAGTTCGTTCGGCGCCGACGTCGATGCACCGCCCGGCGGTGGGTTCGGCGTGAATGTCTTCCTCCGAGACGGCGATGCGGTCTTCCGCACCTGGCACACCAACGGCCGCGGCACCGAACAGCTCAGCCACACGTTCGCGCTGATCGACCTCCTGCCATGGGGGCGCCAGGAGGAATGGCAGGACTCCCCCGACGGATGGCCGCAGCGGCCCACCTATTCGGGATGGCTGGACTCACCGGACATCGCGCGTATGTACGGCAGCCACTGA
- a CDS encoding TetR/AcrR family transcriptional regulator, giving the protein MGEPGDRSDDRLLAVVVEILDTDGYDAVQLREVARRARVSLSTIYKRYATRDELILAALEAWMEDNRYSGVVPHPKAADASLHEALMDLFRTIFEPWEQHPGMLTAYYRARSSPSGQTLLQRGLDVVVPAGLELLAEVDESFIDDLNAVVSSVVYGLLGRFSTGEIAITEILPTLDRAVYWLTTGYEAAKGSVAAVHTRDVR; this is encoded by the coding sequence ATGGGTGAACCGGGGGACCGGAGTGATGACCGGTTGCTCGCCGTCGTGGTGGAGATCCTCGACACCGACGGATACGACGCAGTGCAACTGCGGGAAGTCGCGCGCCGCGCCCGCGTCTCGTTGAGCACGATCTACAAGCGCTATGCCACCCGCGACGAGCTGATCCTCGCCGCGCTGGAGGCGTGGATGGAGGACAACCGGTACTCCGGGGTCGTCCCACATCCCAAGGCGGCGGACGCCTCGCTCCACGAAGCGTTGATGGACCTGTTCCGCACCATCTTCGAACCGTGGGAACAGCACCCGGGCATGCTGACGGCGTACTACCGCGCGCGGTCATCGCCGAGTGGGCAGACCTTGTTGCAGCGCGGCCTCGATGTCGTGGTTCCGGCCGGTCTCGAGTTGCTCGCCGAGGTCGACGAATCGTTCATCGACGACCTCAACGCCGTCGTGTCGAGCGTGGTGTACGGGCTGCTGGGTCGCTTCTCCACCGGGGAGATCGCGATCACCGAGATACTCCCGACGCTCGACCGTGCCGTGTACTGGCTGACGACGGGTTACGAAGCGGCGAAAGGCTCAGTGGCTGCCGTACATACGCGCGATGTCCGGTGA
- a CDS encoding mycofactocin-coupled SDR family oxidoreductase, with protein MGSLDGKVAFITGAARGQGRSHAVRLAADGADIIGVDICADIESNGYPMATRDELDETVALVEAQGGKMLGSVADVRDFHALRTALDAGVEHFGRLDIVCANAGIATMAFRELTIEEDLEMWNDVVDVNLVGSFHTAKAAIPHLIAGQRGGSIVFTSSTAGLRGFGGLQGGGLGYAASKHGIVGLMRTLANALAPHRIRVNTVHPTAVNTMMAVNPAMTAFLENYPDGGPHLQNPMPVQLLEPEEISSAIAYLVSDEAKHVTGVTFPVDAGFCNKL; from the coding sequence ATGGGTTCCCTGGACGGAAAAGTCGCGTTCATCACCGGTGCCGCCCGAGGGCAGGGCCGCAGCCATGCGGTACGCCTGGCGGCCGACGGCGCCGACATCATCGGCGTCGACATCTGCGCCGACATCGAGTCGAACGGGTATCCGATGGCCACCCGCGACGAGCTCGACGAGACTGTCGCGCTGGTGGAGGCCCAGGGTGGAAAAATGCTGGGATCTGTCGCCGACGTTCGCGACTTCCACGCGCTCAGAACGGCGTTGGACGCCGGCGTCGAACACTTCGGCCGCCTCGACATCGTCTGCGCCAACGCCGGTATCGCGACGATGGCCTTCCGCGAACTGACGATCGAGGAAGACCTCGAGATGTGGAACGACGTCGTCGACGTCAACCTGGTGGGTTCCTTCCACACCGCGAAGGCCGCCATCCCCCATCTGATCGCCGGTCAACGCGGCGGGTCCATCGTGTTCACCAGTTCGACCGCGGGCCTGCGCGGTTTCGGCGGACTGCAGGGCGGCGGCCTGGGCTATGCGGCCTCCAAACACGGAATCGTCGGGCTGATGCGAACCCTGGCCAATGCGCTTGCACCGCACCGTATCCGGGTCAACACCGTCCATCCGACCGCGGTCAACACGATGATGGCGGTGAATCCCGCGATGACCGCGTTCCTCGAGAACTATCCCGACGGCGGTCCGCATCTGCAGAATCCGATGCCGGTGCAACTGCTCGAGCCGGAGGAGATCAGCAGCGCGATCGCCTATCTCGTCTCCGACGAGGCCAAACACGTCACCGGGGTCACCTTCCCTGTCGACGCCGGCTTCTGCAACAAGCTGTGA
- a CDS encoding mycofactocin-coupled SDR family oxidoreductase has translation MNERNGRVAGKRVVVTGAARGMGRSHAVRLAEEGADLILVDICRSLPELEYPLATAEELDETGRLAETHGARVVTHVVDVRDGAALAAAVDDGVAQLGGLDAAVANAGVLTVGTWDTTTSEQWRAVVDVNLIGTWNTCAAAIPHLLEHGGSLVNISSAAGVKGTPLHTPYTASKHGVVGMTRALANELAAKSIRVNTVHPTGVETGMRPDSLRGVLESRPDLVPLFLNALPVVMADAVDISNAVLFLISDESRYVTGLEFKVDAGVTLR, from the coding sequence GTGAACGAGCGCAACGGACGGGTCGCCGGTAAGCGGGTCGTCGTCACCGGGGCCGCACGAGGGATGGGGCGCAGCCACGCCGTCCGGTTGGCCGAAGAGGGCGCCGATCTGATCCTCGTCGACATCTGCCGGTCACTGCCTGAACTCGAATACCCGCTTGCCACTGCGGAAGAACTCGACGAGACCGGACGACTGGCCGAGACGCACGGTGCCCGCGTGGTCACCCACGTCGTCGACGTGCGGGACGGCGCGGCGCTGGCGGCTGCGGTGGACGACGGGGTGGCGCAGCTGGGCGGTCTCGACGCCGCGGTCGCCAACGCCGGTGTGCTCACCGTCGGTACATGGGACACCACCACCTCCGAACAGTGGCGCGCGGTGGTCGACGTCAACCTGATCGGTACGTGGAACACCTGCGCCGCGGCGATTCCACACCTCCTCGAGCACGGCGGCAGCCTCGTCAACATCAGCTCGGCCGCAGGCGTGAAGGGCACGCCGCTGCACACGCCGTACACGGCCTCGAAACACGGTGTCGTCGGCATGACGCGCGCGCTGGCCAATGAGCTTGCCGCCAAAAGCATCCGGGTCAACACCGTGCATCCGACCGGCGTCGAGACCGGGATGCGACCGGATTCATTGCGCGGCGTGCTGGAATCCCGGCCGGATCTGGTCCCGCTGTTCCTCAACGCGCTGCCGGTCGTCATGGCCGACGCGGTCGACATCAGCAATGCGGTGCTGTTCCTCATATCCGACGAGTCCCGGTACGTCACGGGTCTGGAGTTCAAGGTGGACGCCGGTGTCACACTCCGCTGA
- a CDS encoding carboxymuconolactone decarboxylase family protein, translating into MSHSAETNADAYERVRHAYTDVMGVAAPEPHSSAMARLYDFVFAEVWQRPVLSRRDRRFITLACVAAADAETPLRDHVYAALSSGDVTIAEMQEMVLHFAVYAGWPKASRFNMIVDELWERIHAERGHQLPSPEPLLPLTTPSDPEDRLAVGEQAFKDVNCLAFAPTRDNPFSGAGILNFVFGEVWLRPGLGMRERRLITVTCVGFQDAPYPIVSHVYAALKSRDLSFDEMDELALHFAAHYGWPKAAHLAEAIREQKQRVTAEWADTG; encoded by the coding sequence GTGTCACACTCCGCTGAGACGAACGCCGATGCCTACGAACGGGTGCGGCACGCATACACCGATGTGATGGGTGTCGCGGCGCCCGAACCGCATTCCTCCGCCATGGCGCGGTTGTACGATTTCGTCTTCGCCGAGGTGTGGCAGCGCCCGGTGCTGAGCCGTCGCGACCGGCGCTTCATCACGCTGGCCTGCGTGGCCGCCGCCGACGCCGAGACGCCGCTTCGCGACCATGTCTACGCCGCCCTCAGCAGCGGGGACGTGACGATCGCCGAAATGCAGGAAATGGTATTGCATTTCGCTGTATACGCCGGATGGCCGAAGGCCTCCCGGTTCAACATGATCGTCGACGAACTCTGGGAACGCATCCACGCTGAGCGCGGCCACCAGCTGCCGTCGCCCGAACCTCTGCTGCCGCTGACCACGCCCAGCGATCCCGAGGACCGGCTCGCCGTCGGTGAGCAGGCCTTCAAGGACGTCAACTGTCTGGCGTTCGCGCCGACACGCGACAACCCTTTCTCCGGGGCGGGCATCCTGAACTTCGTTTTCGGCGAGGTGTGGCTGCGGCCCGGCCTGGGGATGAGGGAACGCCGGTTGATCACCGTCACCTGCGTGGGGTTCCAGGATGCGCCGTACCCGATCGTGAGCCACGTGTATGCCGCGCTCAAGAGCCGCGATCTGTCCTTCGACGAGATGGATGAACTGGCACTGCATTTCGCGGCGCACTACGGCTGGCCCAAGGCGGCCCACCTGGCCGAGGCCATTCGTGAACAGAAGCAGCGGGTCACCGCCGAGTGGGCCGACACCGGTTAG